The genomic segment CGTCCCCATTCTTAAGTGGAGGCATTAGGGGGAGAGGTAATCTTAGCTAGCGTGCAGCAACAACGAGCCGCTGTTAGCCCAGTTAGCTTCAGCGGTGCCTCGTTTCGGTAACTTGCTGTTAGCTTTCCGAGGTTGTCTCGTGAGGTGGGATCGACTGGGTAATATCGTCTGAGTACATCGCACGATTACAAACACAGATCGTAGTTGTGAGTCTCTCACAGTTTTAGTACTGAACACTGAGTTGAAGCGATGTGTAGCCTGTGATAATGCTATCTAATCTCACCAATCTTAGCTATGCTTGGTTAGCAGTATCGTCTGAAGTGAGGCAGATGTAGCTATGTTGACATTGTTTTTGTCCACGgaatcaataaataaacaaatcgTCTTGTTAATGTGACATCGACTGTAGGAGATTGGACATATTAAGGACATTGGTTCAGGTTAGATACAGTTCAACACCTGACAAGCAGACTATGATAGATTTTTACATCATTTCCTGATCAAATTAGTTTTTCTCTGAATCATTCCTTTATTATTCCGGATCTCAAAGATCATATTGTATCTCTGCCACATAGTTACCAGtgttgtgcttgtttgtgtttattgattTCTATGTGTCAGgaggtgtctttcttgtttttttgttaatctGAAATAGGAATTAACATCTAGTATTAGTTTCCTCCCAGAAGAGCGGGTGGTTTCAGGCAGAGTCAGATTGCCAGCTTGCACGATCACTCCTGTGTGTATATTGATAAGACTTTCTTAAAAAAGTCGCCCTGATTGTGGATGGAGGCGTTCTGGAAATGATAAGAGAGCTAGACATACTGAGAGGAAGAAAGTGTTTGCTGTGGAAACATACAAGTAAAGATGAGTGGCAATCTAAACTTCGTGCTTCTAGCTACAAAAGGAAATTACCAACGATTTCCTCATGTCTGTTCTTTGTTATGTGATTAAAAGTTCATTTTTACCCCTCTGTATGTGTCAGCACAGTGTGTATCAAGAGGATTTATGTTGTGCAATCATAACATGTAATTTTTTGTCCCCTGTAGCTTCTGAGATGACCGAGGGAGCCCGTTCCTCCGGCTCATTAAGCTCTGGTAAGCGCTTCCCATATTTGGGCCATAAAGTCTTTAACTGGTCTCTGCAGTGGGCCGGTTTAAGTGGCCAACTGCATTACGCTTTTTCTAATCTTTCTATTGTCACAGTCTTTCTCATTCAAAGTACATTTGAACTGTCTGACCGAATATTGAAACTGTCCCAGAAATAGTACACAGGTAATGTGGTGCCACAGATGAGATTCTGAAGGAGACGACGTTGTTTCAGATTGACAATTTCCTTTTAAAAGCACCCAATTTTGCGCTGTTAGACACTGAAGGCCATTCAATAATGCCTGCCATATATTATTAGGTTTTATGGGTGTTAGTCTTCGTGAATGAACAGAGCTGGAGCACAAAGATAAGGCACAGAGGAGATTGAATAGAGTGCTCTCTCGGTCTGACCGTAGCATCTGAAGTTGCAGATATGGAGCTTCTTGGTTCAGCATGTTGACCAATGATGAACGCTTATAACATCATGTCCAGGATGACACCTCAAGCGGTTTAAAAGGAACAGACTGCCTCTGATTCGGCTGGTGGGAAAGTTCACATACTCGCATATAATAGCTAAGAGCATCCTGCATCCTGAATCCTAAATGCATCCTACAAATCCTACAATCATGCTTTTGTAAACAGTGTATTGTTTTCTGACACTGAAAACAGTtaagattaaaaatattaaGACACGTCTGCCATATTCCTGAGTTTTCTGTCAAGATCAGTTGAAAAACGCACAACACTCCTTGTTTATGAGATCAAGAAATATTGTACGCTGGTTTAAATATTGTGGCAAATGTCTCATCTATCAATTTGAACTTTTTAGATCCCCCATCTTCACCGGTGCCAGAATATGTGTTCAAGCCACCATCTCGGCCAGACTTTGGCACCATGGGCAGGACAATCAAGCTCCAGGCCAACTTCTTCGAGATGGAAATCCCCAAACTGGAGGTCTACCATTACGACATCGACATCAAGCCTGAGAAATGCCCCAGGAGGGTCAATCGGTATATACACACACGTGGTTATTTAGCAGCTGCTTGCATGTGGTGAATCTGCGTTGGAATGATTCGGGCTCTGTGGTAATTTATTTGTTGCATTTTGTTCCCAGGGAAATTGTGGAGCACATGGTCCAGCACTTTAAAACACAGATCTTTGGTGATCGAAAGCCAGTGTATGATGGGAGGAAGAATCTCTACACTGCCATGCCCTTACCTATAGGCAGAGACAAAGTATGTAGTCCACATGACAACCAGCAATAAAGTCTCCACTTCTGGAGGAATTGcataaaaatctgtgaaaaaatgttgtttatttattttctgtcccaTGTGCCACACAGGTAGAGCTCGAAGTGACCATTCCAGGTGAGGGCAAGGACCGCAGCTTCAAAGTATCCATCAAGTGGATGTCCTGCGTTAGTCTTCAAGCTCTGCACGAGGCACTGGCAGGGCGGCTTCCCAGCGTCCCCTTTGAGACCATTCAAGCCTTGGATGTGGTCATGAGGCATTTGCCCTCAATGAGGTGGGTCTTAGATTATTGAACATTGTTTCATGTATGAGTGATGGGTTGTCGTTAtaggtttttatttgattctacTATTTTGTTACACCAAGAATTTTTCATCATTAAATTTTCTGAGCACAGTTTTTTTACTTGAGGCAGAGCTTTTTTacataacaatacattttttctgtgtctttattAAGTGTCTTTCCTTCACCTTGTTCATCGAATGCTGTCCGTTTCTCTTAACATGTTAATcaggtttcatttttttctgttaaaggTATACCCCAGTAGGCCGTTCTTTCTTCACTCCATCAGAGGGATGTTCGAACCCCCTCGGTGGTGGCAGAGAGGTGTGGTTTGGCTTCCATCAGTCTGTCAGGCCTTCCCTCTGGAAAATGATGCTCAACATTGATGGTAATTTTCACGTCGCTCTTGCAAAGGTTGTGTAAAGTAATGGTATTTCTGTGAATCTCATCTCTGTGTTCTTGTTTTGCTTGCAGTTTCAGCCACTGCATTCTACAAAGCCCAGCCTGTAATTGAGTTCATGTGTGAGGTCTTGGATTTCAAAAGCATTGAAGAACAACAGAAGCCCTTAACAGACTCTCAACGAGTGAAATTTACAAAGGAAATCAAAGGTAAGTAAAGTTCAGGAGCTTGTTGGGTAAAGACTCTTTTTATTTAGTAGGGTTTTCTAGGTGAAGTGTCTGGTGAAGTTTAGTCATATTTTTGTcattatgtgtttttctgtttgttgccAGACAGTGGAACAAGAGTGAAATAGTGACGTAAATAAGACAATTGAGACGACATGTTCACCAGCTTTTCCAAAGCTTTGGCTCTTGTCTTCTAAAATCTTGATTATATAACAGCAACATCATCTGTCAAAATCCCCCATACACACATGTTAGGCAAAGATGGAGGCTGTACTGTCATTTCAGCCACAAAATGATGAGTCAGAGAGATACAAAGTGAGACGCTCATTCAGGTCCAAAAAGTCTCTAGACTTGGCTTTGAAAATCTGGTAAATATAGCGACAAAGGTGCTAAATTGGCGGAACTGCAGATGAACCTTCCCCTTAATATAAACTGTGCATGCAATTCATTTTTGAAAGATCAATAGAAAGTGTGGAAATTCCCAACtcttgtctcatctgtccagGTCTGAAGGTGGAGATCACTCACTGTGGGCAGATGAAGAGGAAGTACAGAGTCTGCAACGTTACCAGAAGACCTGCCAGCCACCAAACGTAAGAATGAAGTGTTGATGcacatcatttaaaatgcatattGATGAAGGAGGGTATGATAATCCATGGATAACCGCTGTGACAATTCTATGAAAAGTCTGCAAATTCAAAATGATCATCAGGCATATTGagtgtttcatttattcattcccTTAGATTccctctgcagcaggagaacgGCCAAACTATTGAATGCACAGTAGCACAGTACTTCAAAGATAAGTACAAGCTCATCTTGCGATACCCCCACCTCCCATGTCTACAGGTGGGACAGGAGCAGAAGCACACCTACCTACCTCTCGAGGTAATTATCAACGTCTTGTGCTCACAATATCTGCTTTCACTAGAGTGACCTTATTCACGTGTTTTGCTTTGTGCGTCCACTCCAGGTGTGTAACATAGTGGCAGGACAGCGCTGCATTAAAAAACTGACAGACAATCAAACATCCACCATGATCCGTGCCACAGCCCGATCTGCACCAGACCGTCAGGACGAGATCAGTAAACTGGTGAGTCATTGTGAGATAAATGTTTCCTAAACGCAGCACACAAAATAAGCTGTGTGTGAAAGGTCCACTGTCTCAAATCTTAAAAGGCATTAGTTGTTTAAAAAACCTTGTTTTCCACAGGTTGGACAATGTTTCTGTACCAGAGTGACACAGTAAACAGTAGAAATGTTGACATTGTGCTGTTTCATGCCAGGGTTCATCAATAGTGGTTGCCCGGTGATCTGGTGCCTGTAGCAAAAACAAGTCAAGGTGATACAATCACGAGCTTGCTGAATACATGACCCAAAAAACCCCAAACAACAAAAGCTTGTAAAATCAATGGTTGTAGCCGGGGCCCCTGACACATGACTCCCCACACCAGAGAACTTTGAAACATGCACAtgtgacagctgctgctgccaaacAAATATTCTTACCAACCAGCTGTCGGTATTCCTGACTGTCATGACCACAGCTCCAGACTAGGCACTGCAATAATACACCTATTATACCTTTTCTTGACAGTTCCTGTGTATATTGGTAATTTCTCAACTAGGGCTGGGTATAGCCACTGATTTCCAAAATTTGATTCCAGATTTCATTCAATATTAGTTCAGTTAaggatatttcattttataataCCAATTTTTCCTGGATGTACTTCGCACATGCCCACTGTTGCTTTGTCTGAATGTGCcagaaataataacaacaaacgTGGCTATAGAATCTAGGTCTAATTACAAGTTTGCAGCAAAATGTAGCATTACTGCACCACATTTCCTGAATTCACAGTCGTCTGCCCCATATTACTTGGGCCACTGCGTTCTCCTCTGGAATTTGAAGGATTATTAATTATCGGAACCTACTAGCCCAGGATTCTTGTTCAAGTGCTTGCAGGCATTTTGGTGTTCTTGTCTGGACGGAGATATTTTATGTAAGGATGGTTGTTTGGACAGAGATTCTCTGAAATATGGATGAAAAATATCTGTTCCAAAAATACCTGTAGCAGTACAGACAAGgcataaattgttttttttactattgtCTGATATATCAGGAATACTTTTGAAGAAAATTTAACTGAAATTAACTGTGAATGTTAGTTTGCAGGTTTTCAGATGAAGTGTAAGGTGagaaaattcacattttattttattttttcagatgaGAAGTGCCAATTTCAACACTGACCCTTACGTTCGTGAGTTCGGAGTGATGGTGAGAGACGAGATGACGGAAGTGAACGGGCGCGTCCTACAGGCACCCTCTATCCTGTATGGAGGCAGGGTACGTTGAGCACCTGCTGATGAACCCCTCATGCTCTTCATTTCATGCAGCCCATCCATTGGTATTAAGTTATATTTATAACCTCGTGTTCTATTAGCTCTCATACGGCTGCTGTTCTTACAATTTGCAGAACAAAGCAATAGCCACACCTATCCAGGGAGTATGGGACATGAGGAACAAGCAGTTCCACACTGGCATCGAGATCAAAGTGTGGGCCATCGCCTGCTTCGCACCACAGAGACAATGTACTGAACTCCTGCTCAAGTAAGTGCAGCTTCTCCAGCAAACCGTTGctctttgttttgtatttaacagGTGGTGAGCATAGACACGGTCATGAAACATACCTTTTAGAGAAGTGTACAAACACAAAGGTGCATTTACCTTATTAAATTCAATAGGTGTCAAGTGAGATTTATTACTTGATGCAAAGCCTgattttcaaatgttacagCACATGTGGTTGTCGTACCCAATTCTTGCTTCTGTTTTAAGAGCACATGCACAACTGTGCCATGCATTCTATGATGCATAAGCCAGgctttgtcattgtttttacgTACGTAACTGTATCTAGAGTATGTTACAAGCATCATCATGTTGCTGCCAAATATAGTGCAAGAAAGACTGGCAGACTCAGTTTTATCTAGGTGTCAGATTTTCATTTCAGTCCTTGACCTGCTCTTGATTTTGGTGCGATGTGgctctgtctttttattttgtcttcatccAGCGCTCCATTATCAGTCATATTGTCTAAACTGAACTGCCACAACTCtgaattatgaataaaaaaagttcCTCATCTGTCTCAGAGCTTTCACAGATCAGCTGAGGAAGATCTCCAGGGATGCAGGGATGCCCATCCAGGGTCAGCCTTGCTTTTGTAAGTACGCCCAGGGAGCGGACAGCGTGGAGCCCATGTTCAGGCACCTCAAGTACACCTACCAGGGCCTCCAGCTGGTGGTGGTAATCCTGCCTGGGAAGACGCCTGTCTACGGTGAGGGgtccactactactactactgtttGCATTGAAAGAGATGTTTCCTTCTTCTCAAGATAAGACACATAATATCAATTTAAAGCCTAAGAAATGAATTCTTGTGAAGTGCTTGTATCCAACTTCTTTTAAGCTGTGAACATTCTGCTTATTCTTCAAATTAAGATTTCAAACAGTTAGAGCTGCTTACAGTAAGATAACTGTATTTATGTAGTTTTTGAACCATAGATTTTCTCaacattgatttattgtttgttaaAGCCTGAATATATAAACAACATCTCTCTGAATAATAAGTCAAAGTTGGAATGCATAATGGGttagttaaaaaacaaatgtgttatcACTGATTGATAGCACAAACTAATTGTTTCTATGGCGAGGCAAAACTTTCACAAACTAAATCAGTGAGGATTTGTGCGACCGGAGTGCGTTTTATTTGAAGCCTTGACGGTTGCTCTGGGGAATCCCAACCTGTTGCTTCTATTTCTGCTTGAGGAGATAACCATGACGAAACAATGACTAAATCAACGTTCTTTCTGTGATCCTGCCCATCTGCTCTACTGTTCCCTTCCCAACTCActgtcatttaaacatcattGAAACATCTCTTTCAATCGTGCATAACAGCCAAATTAAACCACTGTCAGGTCACTTGTGGGTTGGACCAAACCATGCTTCCAGTTCTCTATGGCTGTGACTGGTCAGTGTAGTAATGTTTAGTTTATTGAtatctttttgtctttgtgtcgtAGCTGAAGTGAAACGTGTCGGGGACACTGTGCTCGGCATGGCCACtcagtgtgtgcaggtgaagaaTGTTCAGAAGACAACACCTCAGACTCTCTCCAACCTCTGTCTGAAGATCAATGTGAAGCTGGGTGGCGTCAATAACATCTTGCTCCCACAGGGCAGGTTTGTGGAAATACTACTACACTAATTGAAATCCTGAAAGTAAAACGATAAAGcccacagtttgtctcatgagTCTCATaagcaaaatgtttgtgtttttcattgcaCCTTTGTATTTGCTCCAGGCCGTTGGTGTTCCAGCAGCCAGTAATCTTCCTCGGTGCAGATGTGACTCATCCccctgcaggagatggaaagaaGCCTTCCATCGCTGCTGTAAGTAACATTACAACACAACAAGAACGTAGCAGCTTCCAAAAAAGTGAGGTGCAATCATTATAGCTAAATTCACAGAGAATAACCAACCATCCCTGCAGCTGTTGAGCTTCTTTCGGCTAATTGCATTAGTTTAATGGTCTCCACATTTTCTTAAAGGTTGAGTTTCAGCTGCTCTCATCAGTCGGTATATGTTTCAAGCAAGAATCCACTCCTACCTGCCCAGCTCAAAGATACACTCGAGTTCCAGAGATTTGTTGGAGACTAACACTTCGctgcacagtgacacagtggCCAGAAACAGTGTTGTCAAATCAAAATTAATTTAGCTTTCACTGAGTCTGCTGGATTTGAAAGTAGGCAACTTTTGTTAAAACATCAGCGAGTAAGTAAGATGAAATATAATTCCCCATTAAACAAGTTGTTAAAATTAATCAAAACGTATCATTTTCATtccatttacatttatattctaGATAATTTTGATTTATTCCTAAAGATATTTGCTCTTCCTCTTCAGGTTGTTGGTAGTATGGATGCCCACCCGAGCAGATACTGTGCCACAGTCCGGGTGCAGCAGCACCGTCAGGACATCATCCAGGACTTGGCCACCATGGTGAGGGAGCTTCTCATTCAGTTCTACAAGTCCACCCGCTTCAAGCCCACAAGGATCATCTACTACCGCGATGGCATCTCAGAGGGCCAATTTAACCAGGTGGCGTGCATATTGACGATTTTGCAGAAACTATTGACTAAATAGTGTTTCTGATTTCTTCCAAATCATCTTCATATAATTTCagcttattaatcttttatatattttgactTGCACTCATGCAGGTTCTTCAGCATGAACTGCTGGCAATCCGTGAGGCCTGCATCAAACTAGAGAAGGACTACCAGCCCGGGATCACCTTTGTCGTCGTGCAAAAGAGACACCACACAAGACTGTTCTGTATGGACAGAAATGAGAGGGTCAGTATTGCATCAttgaaatgaatttgaataTTGATTGTTTTATAGCCAAACTCTATAATGAGAGAGCCCATTGCCACCTTGTTTGAATTTTTCTTGGCACTAAGATATGGTTACTTTTCAAAACTAAAACACCAGTAGATGCATCAAACCCAGTCATTGTAAAGGTGTCtcaggaaatgtattttatttttggcactaacacattttttgtgtatttctgcagGTTGGGAAGAGCGGAAACATCCCTGCAGGCACCACAGTGGATACGAAAATTACTCACCCATCCGAGTTTGACTTCTACCTTTGCAGTCATGCTGGAATTCAGGTAAAAATAGGATGAGGATCCAGTGTAACTGAATAACCAAGTTAAGCACAGCGCGTTCCTCTGAATTCTTTTAGAAAAAGGAATACAAATTTATTAGGATTATCAATGGATCAATGTTTTCCGATTTGAATTTTGGTTCAACATCTGTCCTTCATTGTTCCTCCTTGCAGGGCACCAGCCGGCCATCTCACTACCACGTGCTC from the Paralichthys olivaceus isolate ysfri-2021 chromosome 20, ASM2471397v2, whole genome shotgun sequence genome contains:
- the ago2 gene encoding protein argonaute-2 isoform X1 — translated: MYSSPGASEMTEGARSSGSLSSDPPSSPVPEYVFKPPSRPDFGTMGRTIKLQANFFEMEIPKLEVYHYDIDIKPEKCPRRVNREIVEHMVQHFKTQIFGDRKPVYDGRKNLYTAMPLPIGRDKVELEVTIPGEGKDRSFKVSIKWMSCVSLQALHEALAGRLPSVPFETIQALDVVMRHLPSMRYTPVGRSFFTPSEGCSNPLGGGREVWFGFHQSVRPSLWKMMLNIDVSATAFYKAQPVIEFMCEVLDFKSIEEQQKPLTDSQRVKFTKEIKGLKVEITHCGQMKRKYRVCNVTRRPASHQTFPLQQENGQTIECTVAQYFKDKYKLILRYPHLPCLQVGQEQKHTYLPLEVCNIVAGQRCIKKLTDNQTSTMIRATARSAPDRQDEISKLMRSANFNTDPYVREFGVMVRDEMTEVNGRVLQAPSILYGGRNKAIATPIQGVWDMRNKQFHTGIEIKVWAIACFAPQRQCTELLLKAFTDQLRKISRDAGMPIQGQPCFCKYAQGADSVEPMFRHLKYTYQGLQLVVVILPGKTPVYAEVKRVGDTVLGMATQCVQVKNVQKTTPQTLSNLCLKINVKLGGVNNILLPQGRPLVFQQPVIFLGADVTHPPAGDGKKPSIAAVVGSMDAHPSRYCATVRVQQHRQDIIQDLATMVRELLIQFYKSTRFKPTRIIYYRDGISEGQFNQVVLQHELLAIREACIKLEKDYQPGITFVVVQKRHHTRLFCMDRNERVGKSGNIPAGTTVDTKITHPSEFDFYLCSHAGIQGTSRPSHYHVLWDDNHFTSDELQVLTYQLCHTYVRCTRSVSIPAPAYYAHLVAFRARYHLVDKEHDSAEGSHTSGQSNGRDQQALAKAVQIHQDTLRTMYFA
- the ago2 gene encoding protein argonaute-2 isoform X2 — translated: MYSSPGASEMTEGARSSGSLSSDPPSSPVPEYVFKPPSRPDFGTMGRTIKLQANFFEMEIPKLEVYHYDIDIKPEKCPRRVNREIVEHMVQHFKTQIFGDRKPVYDGRKNLYTAMPLPIGRDKVELEVTIPGEGKDRSFKVSIKWMSCVSLQALHEALAGRLPSVPFETIQALDVVMRHLPSMRYTPVGRSFFTPSEGCSNPLGGGREVWFGFHQSVRPSLWKMMLNIDVSATAFYKAQPVIEFMCEVLDFKSIEEQQKPLTDSQRVKFTKEIKGLKVEITHCGQMKRKYRVCNVTRRPASHQTFPLQQENGQTIECTVAQYFKDKYKLILRYPHLPCLQVGQEQKHTYLPLEVCNIVAGQRCIKKLTDNQTSTMIRATARSAPDRQDEISKLMRSANFNTDPYVREFGVMVRDEMTEVNGRVLQAPSILYGGRNKAIATPIQGVWDMRNKQFHTGIEIKVWAIACFAPQRQCTELLLKAFTDQLRKISRDAGMPIQGQPCFCKYAQGADSVEPMFRHLKYTYQGLQLVVVILPGKTPVYAEVKRVGDTVLGMATQCVQVKNVQKTTPQTLSNLCLKINVKLGGVNNILLPQGRPLVFQQPVIFLGADVTHPPAGDGKKPSIAAVVGSMDAHPSRYCATVRVQQHRQDIIQDLATMVRELLIQFYKSTRFKPTRIIYYRDGISEGQFNQVLQHELLAIREACIKLEKDYQPGITFVVVQKRHHTRLFCMDRNERVGKSGNIPAGTTVDTKITHPSEFDFYLCSHAGIQGTSRPSHYHVLWDDNHFTSDELQVLTYQLCHTYVRCTRSVSIPAPAYYAHLVAFRARYHLVDKEHDSAEGSHTSGQSNGRDQQALAKAVQIHQDTLRTMYFA